From a single Trachemys scripta elegans isolate TJP31775 chromosome 17, CAS_Tse_1.0, whole genome shotgun sequence genomic region:
- the REXO4 gene encoding RNA exonuclease 4, whose protein sequence is MAKIKTRESKASTSIPTTKPENLKKQHRNNKKKVLWKNKVKQIGKKKQKDTKVVGVLPPKAPQEFSSNWKTLQELLKQKATSLDKSLPVSQTYSKKHTIKKGNVKGIPAINGGGNMGKFKSVNKMDSDPAKVCVPLAIPKSERTASDKNSSDGKGNRKEHKKRKNGNVEKEQGDIKHKRRKAEEHTEQPLAEADIWFDGVDPEDIEAAIGPEAAKVARRNMGIEEGKSPLSMEQVLVKEKAFAGLTKAVAMDCEMVGVGPQGEDSILARVSMVNQFGKCIYDKYVKPTEKVTDYRTAVSGIRPKDIKKGAEFKSVQKEVADILRGRILVGHAVHNDLKILFLDHPKKKIRDTQRYKPFRKEVKSGRPSLKLLCEKLLNVKVQTSEHCSIQDAQAAMRLYTLVKKQWEAAIKAKPKL, encoded by the exons ATGGCTAAAATAAAGACCAGAGAGTCAAAAGCTTCAACAAGCATCCCCACCACTAAACCTGAGAATCTAAAAAAACAGCACAggaacaacaagaagaaagtatTGTGGAAAAACAAAGTCAAGCAGAtcggaaagaaaaaacaaaaggacaCCAAAGTTGTGGGAGTGCTGCCCCCAAAAGCTCCTCAGGAGTTCTCCTCTAACTGGAAGACCCTGCAAGAG CTGCTGAAACAAAAGGCCACCAGCTTGGATAAGTCCCTTCCTGTATCCCAAACATATTCCAAGAAGCACACGATCAAAAAGGGAAACGTCAAAGGAATTCCAGCTATAAATGGAGGTGGGAATATGGGAAAATTCAAATCTGTAAACAAGATGGACAGTGATCCTGCCAAAGTTTGTGTTCCTTTGGCTATCCCGAAATCAGAGAGAACTGCATCTGACAAGAATTCGAGTGATGGCAAGGGAAACAGAAAGGagcacaagaaaagaaaaaatggcaATGTTGAGAAGGAACAAGGTGACATAAAACATAAGAGGAGGAAAGCTGAAGAGCACACGGAGCAGCCACTAGCAGA GGCCGACATCTGGTTTGATGGTGTAGATCCAGAGGATATTGAAGCAGCAATCGGACCTGAAGCAGCAAAAGTTGCTAGAAGAAATATGGGAATTGAAGAAGGCAAATCACCGCTATCTATGGAACAGGTGCTGGTTAAAGAAAAGGCTTTTGCAGG GCTGACAAAAGCTGTAGCCATGGACTGTGAGATGGTGGGAGTGGGGCCCCAGGGTGAAGACAGCATCCTGGCTCGTGTATCTATGGTGAACCAATTTGGAAAGTGTATTTATGACAAATATGTCAAGCCTACAGAAAAAGTGACCGATTACAGGACAGCTGTTAGCGGCATACGGCCCAAGGACATAAAGAAAG GAGCGGAGTTTAAAAGTGTTCAGAAGGAGGTGGCTGACATCTTGAGAGGAAGGATTTTAGTGGGGCATGCTGTCCACAATGACTTAAAG atCCTGTTTCTTGATCATCCTAAAAAGAAAATTCGGGACACACAAAGATACAAACCTTTCAGAAAGGAAGTCAAA AGTGGACGTCCATCTCTAAAACTGCTTTGTGAGAAACTGCTGAATGTGAAAGTGCAGACATCGGAGCACTGTTCA ATTCAGGATGCACAGGCAGCTATGAGACTATACACGCTAGTGAAAAAGCAGTGGGAAGCAGCTATCAAAGCCAAACCTAAActgtag